The following proteins come from a genomic window of Blastococcus sp. HT6-30:
- a CDS encoding DUF418 domain-containing protein, translated as MFAIGWVLQQLGTFVAVILGVYGVLFVLVLPFLRWPVRRLLVTAAAVAVAVPPLLVVAGQALTTAGVADALVPSLLVTGYYPALLWIVFVLVGLAVGRLDLSSVAVRRRVAATGGVAAVVGYGGGWLSARLLAGGVPSAGPETGFGVPGIVSIRWLTGAEPHSGTTFEVVGSTGFALLVVVACLLVAERLPRPAAPFAAVGAMALTVYSAHLLAIRILMDATPGRVQGPVLWLWFAGAALVGAVVWRRTVGRGPLESLLTWTSSRAAGLAPSSPAR; from the coding sequence GTGTTCGCGATCGGCTGGGTACTGCAGCAGCTGGGCACCTTCGTCGCGGTCATCCTCGGCGTCTACGGGGTGCTCTTCGTCCTGGTGCTGCCGTTTCTCCGCTGGCCGGTGCGCCGGCTGCTCGTCACCGCGGCCGCCGTCGCCGTCGCCGTCCCGCCGCTGCTCGTGGTCGCCGGGCAGGCGCTCACCACCGCGGGGGTGGCGGACGCGCTCGTCCCCTCGCTGCTGGTCACCGGCTACTACCCGGCGCTGCTGTGGATCGTCTTCGTCCTGGTCGGACTGGCGGTGGGGCGTCTCGACCTGTCCTCCGTCGCCGTGCGGCGCCGGGTGGCCGCGACGGGCGGTGTCGCCGCGGTCGTCGGCTACGGCGGTGGCTGGCTCAGCGCGCGGCTGCTGGCCGGTGGTGTGCCGTCCGCTGGCCCGGAGACCGGCTTCGGCGTCCCGGGGATCGTCAGCATCCGCTGGCTGACCGGCGCCGAACCGCACAGCGGGACCACCTTCGAGGTCGTCGGCTCCACCGGGTTCGCCCTCCTGGTGGTGGTGGCCTGCCTGCTGGTGGCCGAGCGGCTGCCGCGTCCGGCCGCGCCGTTCGCCGCGGTGGGGGCGATGGCGCTGACCGTGTACTCCGCCCACCTCCTGGCCATCCGGATCCTCATGGACGCCACGCCGGGCCGGGTGCAGGGCCCGGTGCTGTGGCTGTGGTTCGCCGGAGCCGCGCTGGTCGGCGCCGTCGTGTGGCGGCGCACGGTGGGCCGCGGACCGCTGGAGTCACTGCTCACCTGGACCTCGAGCCGGGCGGCCGGGCTCGCCCCGTCGTCCCCGGCCCGCTGA
- the pgsA gene encoding phosphatidylinositol phosphate synthase, which produces MLGVNARPVVAKVINPVVTRLARVGVSPDMVTITGTVGAIAGAAGLIATGHLFWGAFTVTVFVLLDMLDGALARLRGGGSVFGAVLDSTGDRAADAAIFGALVWWFAGSGDNRLLVLLALLCLVLGVLTSYIKARAEGMGLACDVGVVERTERLILVLTGTGFTGLGIPYAVHVALWVLLVGSAVTVGQRVLAVKRAADGRRIEP; this is translated from the coding sequence GTGCTCGGCGTCAACGCCCGGCCCGTCGTGGCGAAGGTGATCAACCCGGTCGTCACCCGGCTGGCCCGGGTGGGGGTCAGCCCCGACATGGTCACCATCACCGGCACCGTCGGTGCGATCGCCGGGGCCGCCGGGCTCATCGCCACCGGTCACCTCTTCTGGGGCGCCTTCACCGTCACGGTCTTCGTCCTGCTCGACATGCTCGACGGCGCTCTGGCGCGGCTTCGCGGGGGCGGCTCGGTGTTCGGCGCGGTGCTGGACTCCACCGGCGACCGCGCCGCCGACGCCGCGATCTTCGGCGCGCTGGTCTGGTGGTTCGCGGGCAGCGGCGACAACCGCCTCCTCGTGCTGCTCGCGCTGCTCTGCCTCGTGCTCGGCGTCCTCACCTCCTACATCAAGGCGCGCGCCGAGGGCATGGGCCTGGCGTGCGACGTCGGGGTCGTCGAGCGCACCGAGCGGCTCATCCTCGTCCTGACCGGGACCGGTTTCACCGGCCTCGGCATCCCCTACGCGGTGCACGTGGCCCTCTGGGTGCTGCTGGTCGGCAGCGCGGTCACGGTGGGACAGCGCGTGCTCGCCGTGAAGCGCGCCGCCGACGGACGGCGGATCGAGCCGTGA
- a CDS encoding CapA family protein encodes MTPRRSAVLAVLVVLLAGCGAEPQPTAPDATTTAAAPQPGEPESITVLATGDVLVHQGRALTAGALRDGGRYDLNGVFAPVADLIGAADLAICHLETPVAPDGGSYRGYPGLAVQPEIVDALAEAGYDLCSTASNHSLDAGTDGLVRTLDVLDAAGIAHTGTYPSPAESTEPVLLDVDGVRIGHVAGTFGLNGVPLPAGREWSVDVVAVPDVAPMLAAAARARAAGAEVVVASLHCCLEYRHEPTAEQETAVRALLASPDVDLVLGHHAHVVQPVERIDGEWVAYGLGNHVAEHATRGYPTEDSVAARFTFTRGSDGRFAVTSAEAVPLAIELGDAAVTVRPADPATYERVAGVLDMRGAVADGLVVAPR; translated from the coding sequence GTGACCCCTCGCCGGTCCGCGGTTCTCGCCGTCCTGGTGGTGCTGCTGGCCGGTTGTGGCGCGGAGCCGCAGCCGACGGCACCTGACGCCACCACCACGGCCGCCGCTCCGCAGCCGGGCGAACCGGAGAGCATCACCGTCCTGGCCACCGGCGACGTCCTCGTCCACCAGGGCCGCGCGCTCACCGCCGGCGCGCTCCGGGACGGCGGCAGGTACGACCTCAACGGGGTCTTCGCGCCGGTCGCCGACCTCATCGGCGCAGCCGACCTCGCCATCTGCCACCTCGAGACGCCGGTGGCTCCCGACGGCGGCTCCTACCGCGGCTACCCCGGCCTCGCGGTCCAGCCGGAGATCGTCGACGCGCTCGCGGAGGCGGGCTACGACCTGTGCTCGACGGCCTCCAACCACTCCCTCGACGCCGGCACCGACGGCCTGGTGCGCACCCTGGACGTCCTCGACGCCGCCGGCATCGCGCACACCGGCACCTACCCCTCGCCGGCCGAGAGCACCGAGCCGGTCCTCCTGGACGTGGACGGCGTGCGGATCGGGCACGTGGCCGGGACGTTCGGCCTCAACGGCGTGCCCCTGCCCGCCGGCCGCGAGTGGTCGGTCGACGTCGTCGCCGTGCCGGACGTCGCCCCGATGCTGGCGGCCGCCGCCCGGGCCCGCGCCGCCGGGGCGGAGGTCGTCGTCGCGAGCCTGCACTGCTGCCTGGAGTACCGGCACGAGCCGACGGCGGAGCAGGAGACGGCGGTGCGGGCGCTGCTCGCCTCGCCGGACGTGGACCTCGTGCTCGGCCACCACGCGCACGTGGTGCAGCCGGTCGAGCGGATCGACGGCGAGTGGGTCGCCTACGGCCTCGGCAACCACGTCGCCGAGCACGCCACCCGCGGCTACCCGACGGAGGACTCCGTGGCGGCACGGTTCACCTTCACCCGGGGCTCGGACGGCCGGTTCGCCGTGACCTCGGCGGAGGCGGTGCCGCTGGCCATCGAGCTGGGCGACGCCGCGGTCACGGTGCGACCGGCCGATCCGGCGACCTACGAACGGGTCGCCGGGGTGCTCGACATGCGGGGCGCCGTCGCCGACGGGCTGGTGGTCGCGCCGCGGTGA
- a CDS encoding phosphatidylinositol mannoside acyltransferase — protein MSGARAQVAERLADTGYAAGWRAVRMLPEPVARTLFERAGDWAARRDAAGVRRLRANLGVVTGGRLTEAELDALTRRAMRSYARYWQEAFRLPALGVDRILEGSVVAGTEHLAAARAQGRGMVVALPHSGNWDAAGVWFVDWLGAPFMTVAERLRPESLYRRFLDYRETLGMRVVPLTGGPRPSSEVLRDWLDEGGASCLLVDRNLGAGGVPVTFFGRPATMPGGAALLADRTGAALLPAVCHFSEQGWRMRIYPEVPVQGPGRLRDRVAGAMQGVADAFAVGIAERPEDWHMLGRVWPDVPEDRPRPGGDELR, from the coding sequence GTGAGCGGCGCCCGCGCCCAGGTGGCCGAGCGGCTGGCCGACACCGGCTACGCGGCCGGCTGGCGGGCGGTGCGGATGCTGCCCGAGCCGGTCGCCCGAACGCTGTTCGAGCGCGCCGGTGACTGGGCCGCCCGACGGGACGCCGCCGGGGTGCGGCGGCTGCGGGCCAACCTCGGCGTCGTCACCGGGGGCCGGCTGACCGAGGCGGAGCTCGACGCGCTCACCCGCCGCGCGATGCGGTCCTACGCGCGCTACTGGCAGGAGGCCTTCCGGCTGCCCGCGCTCGGCGTCGACCGGATCCTCGAGGGCAGCGTCGTGGCGGGGACCGAGCACCTGGCGGCCGCGCGGGCCCAGGGGCGGGGCATGGTGGTCGCCCTGCCGCACAGCGGGAACTGGGACGCCGCCGGCGTCTGGTTCGTCGACTGGCTCGGTGCGCCGTTCATGACGGTGGCCGAGCGGCTCCGGCCGGAGTCCCTCTACCGCCGGTTCCTCGACTACCGCGAAACCCTGGGCATGCGCGTCGTCCCCCTCACCGGCGGCCCCCGGCCGAGCTCGGAGGTGCTCCGCGACTGGCTGGACGAGGGTGGAGCCAGCTGCCTGCTCGTCGACCGCAACCTCGGGGCGGGTGGCGTCCCGGTCACCTTCTTCGGCCGGCCGGCCACCATGCCCGGCGGCGCCGCGTTGCTCGCCGACCGCACCGGCGCCGCGCTCCTCCCGGCCGTCTGCCACTTCAGCGAGCAGGGCTGGCGGATGCGCATCTACCCCGAGGTGCCGGTGCAGGGGCCCGGCCGGCTCAGGGACCGGGTCGCCGGTGCGATGCAGGGCGTCGCCGACGCGTTCGCCGTCGGCATTGCCGAGCGACCCGAGGACTGGCACATGCTGGGCCGCGTCTGGCCCGACGTGCCGGAGGACCGGCCCCGTCCCGGCGGGGACGAGCTCCGCTGA
- the pdxS gene encoding pyridoxal 5'-phosphate synthase lyase subunit PdxS: protein MAGHLDRTGSATGTDRVKRGMAEQLKGGVIMDVVTPEQAKIAEDAGAVAVMALERVPADIRAQGGIARMSDPDMIEGIIGAVSIPVMAKARIGHFVEAQVLQALGVDYIDESEVLSPADEAHHIAKSEFTVPFVCGATDLGEALRRISEGAAMIRSKGEAGTGNVVEATRHMRALRAGIKRLATLDETELFVAAKELRAPYDLVAEVARLGKLPVVLFTAGGIATPADAAMMMQLGAEGVFVGSGIFKSGDPAQRAAAIVQATTFFDDPDVIAKVSRNLGEPMVGIDVAMLPESERYATRGW, encoded by the coding sequence GTGGCAGGGCACCTCGACCGGACGGGCAGCGCGACCGGGACCGACCGGGTGAAGCGCGGGATGGCCGAGCAGCTCAAGGGCGGCGTCATCATGGACGTCGTCACCCCGGAGCAGGCGAAGATCGCCGAGGACGCCGGCGCGGTCGCGGTCATGGCGCTGGAGCGGGTGCCGGCCGACATCCGCGCCCAGGGCGGCATCGCGCGCATGAGCGACCCCGACATGATCGAGGGCATCATCGGCGCGGTCTCGATCCCCGTCATGGCCAAGGCCCGCATCGGGCACTTCGTCGAGGCGCAGGTGCTGCAGGCGCTCGGGGTCGACTACATCGACGAGTCCGAGGTGCTGAGCCCCGCCGACGAGGCCCACCACATCGCCAAGAGCGAGTTCACCGTGCCGTTCGTGTGCGGCGCCACCGACCTGGGGGAGGCGCTGCGCCGGATCTCCGAGGGCGCGGCGATGATCCGCTCGAAGGGCGAGGCGGGTACCGGCAACGTCGTCGAGGCGACCCGGCACATGCGTGCCCTGCGCGCGGGGATCAAGCGCCTGGCCACCCTCGACGAGACCGAGCTGTTCGTCGCCGCGAAGGAGCTGCGCGCGCCGTACGACCTGGTGGCGGAGGTCGCCCGCCTGGGCAAGCTGCCCGTCGTCCTCTTCACCGCCGGTGGCATCGCCACCCCGGCCGACGCGGCGATGATGATGCAGCTCGGCGCCGAGGGCGTGTTCGTCGGCTCGGGCATCTTCAAGTCCGGCGACCCGGCCCAGCGCGCGGCAGCGATCGTGCAGGCGACGACGTTCTTCGACGATCCCGACGTCATCGCCAAGGTCTCCCGGAACCTGGGAGAGCCGATGGTGGGCATCGACGTCGCGATGCTCCCGGAGAGCGAGCGGTACGCCACCCGCGGGTGGTGA
- a CDS encoding glycosyltransferase family 4 protein, whose protein sequence is MRIGLVCPYRWDVPGGVQYHVRDLAETLRGMGHHVEVLTPAEREESVSDPFLTFAGRTVPVPYNGSMASLQFGPVSAARVRRWLREGRFDVVHVHEPATPSVSLLVCMIATGPIVATFHAATTRSKWLAAVGPMTRPWLEKISGRIAVSDFARRVQVEHLGGDAVILPNGVHVPFFAEGPTLPGLGRGAGAPPTIGFLGRYDEPRKGLPVLLEAMHGVVRSHPAVRLLVAGRGDADELWRLVGEELRPHVTLLGEISEAEKAAFLRSVDVYCAPNLLGESFGVILIEAMAAGAPIVASDLDAFSRVLDGGAAGVLVRRNDAAALGRALGELLADPDRRAELAARGSVAAARYDWQVLARRILAVYETVLPPGGGVVTAGTHDDFPAVPPTGTAARPPRILRPRR, encoded by the coding sequence ATGCGCATCGGCCTGGTCTGCCCGTACCGGTGGGACGTCCCCGGGGGCGTGCAGTACCACGTGCGCGACCTGGCCGAGACGCTGCGCGGCATGGGCCACCACGTCGAGGTGCTGACCCCGGCCGAGCGGGAGGAGTCGGTCAGCGATCCGTTCCTCACCTTCGCCGGGCGCACCGTCCCCGTGCCCTACAACGGGTCGATGGCGAGCCTGCAGTTCGGGCCGGTGTCGGCCGCGCGAGTGCGCCGCTGGCTGCGCGAGGGCCGCTTCGACGTCGTCCACGTGCACGAGCCGGCCACGCCCTCGGTGTCGCTGCTGGTGTGCATGATCGCAACCGGCCCCATCGTGGCGACGTTCCACGCGGCGACCACGCGCTCCAAGTGGCTGGCCGCCGTCGGGCCGATGACCCGGCCGTGGCTGGAGAAGATCAGCGGCCGGATCGCCGTCTCGGACTTCGCGCGCCGGGTGCAGGTCGAGCACCTCGGCGGCGACGCGGTGATCCTGCCGAACGGGGTGCACGTGCCGTTCTTCGCCGAGGGCCCGACGCTGCCCGGTCTCGGGCGCGGCGCCGGCGCTCCGCCGACCATCGGCTTCCTGGGCCGGTACGACGAGCCCCGCAAGGGCCTGCCGGTCCTGCTCGAGGCGATGCACGGCGTGGTCCGGAGCCACCCCGCCGTGCGGCTGCTGGTCGCCGGGCGGGGCGACGCCGACGAGCTGTGGCGGCTGGTGGGGGAGGAGCTGCGCCCGCACGTGACGCTGCTCGGCGAGATCTCCGAGGCGGAGAAGGCCGCCTTCCTCCGGTCGGTTGACGTGTACTGCGCGCCCAACCTGCTGGGCGAGTCGTTCGGCGTGATCCTCATCGAGGCGATGGCGGCGGGTGCCCCCATCGTGGCCAGCGACCTCGACGCGTTCTCCCGCGTCCTCGACGGCGGTGCGGCGGGGGTGCTGGTCCGCCGCAACGACGCCGCGGCCCTGGGGCGGGCGCTGGGCGAGCTCCTCGCCGACCCGGATCGCCGCGCCGAGCTCGCCGCCCGGGGCTCCGTGGCGGCGGCGCGCTACGACTGGCAGGTGCTCGCCCGCCGCATCCTCGCCGTCTACGAGACGGTGCTGCCTCCCGGCGGTGGCGTGGTCACGGCGGGTACCCACGACGACTTCCCGGCGGTGCCGCCGACAGGCACCGCGGCACGACCTCCCCGCATCCTGCGGCCGCGCCGCTAG
- a CDS encoding HIT domain-containing protein → MSGDNAPYRVPVSSDDGGPATVFEHLWTPYRMAYIRGEGKPTGAHDCPFCVIPTLDDEEGLIVARGASVFAVLNLYPYNAGHLMLVPYRHVPDYTDLTADEVAELGAFTQTAMRVVRSVTGAHGFNIGMNQGSVAGAGIADHLHQHAVPRWGGDTNFMPVIGLTRVLPQVLRETRALLATAWAEHVVPAGPGPSARPATAEPSARPATAEPSARPATAEPSARPATPTEA, encoded by the coding sequence ATGAGCGGGGACAACGCCCCGTACCGCGTGCCGGTGTCCTCCGACGACGGAGGCCCGGCGACGGTCTTCGAGCACCTCTGGACGCCGTACCGGATGGCCTACATCCGCGGGGAGGGCAAGCCCACCGGCGCCCACGACTGCCCGTTCTGCGTCATCCCCACCCTCGACGACGAGGAGGGGCTGATCGTGGCCCGCGGCGCCTCGGTGTTCGCAGTCCTGAACCTGTACCCGTACAACGCCGGCCACCTGATGCTCGTGCCGTACCGGCACGTGCCCGACTACACCGACCTCACCGCCGACGAGGTGGCCGAGCTCGGCGCCTTCACCCAGACGGCGATGCGGGTGGTGCGGTCGGTCACCGGCGCGCACGGGTTCAACATCGGGATGAACCAGGGGTCGGTGGCGGGGGCCGGCATCGCCGACCACCTGCACCAGCACGCCGTGCCGCGCTGGGGTGGCGACACCAACTTCATGCCGGTCATCGGCCTCACCCGGGTGCTTCCGCAGGTGCTGCGGGAGACCCGGGCGCTGCTGGCCACCGCCTGGGCCGAGCACGTCGTCCCGGCCGGCCCTGGGCCGTCCGCCCGCCCCGCCACCGCTGAGCCGTCCGCCCGCCCCGCCACCGCTGAGCCGTCCGCCCGCCCCGCCACCGCTGAGCCGTCCGCCCGCCCCGCCACCCCGACGGAGGCCTGA
- the thrS gene encoding threonine--tRNA ligase → MPAGTTAQQALKDAGVPLKGPDGAVVVRDLATGDLKDLAWTPDADAEVDPVAAASGDGRAVIRHSAAHVLAQAVQDLFPGTRLGIGPPVENGFYYDFDPERPFTPEDLKALEKRMTEIVRAGQHFSRREISDADAEAELAHEPYKLELIGLKGGAGEAAEGADVEVGSAQLTMYDNLDPRSGDRVWTDLCRGPHLPRTSGIPAFSLTRSAAAYWRGSEKNPQLQRVYGTAWESKDAHKAYLEHLAEAERRDHRRLGAELDLFSFPDEIGSGLAVFHPKGGVVKREMEDYVRRRHIEEGFDYVGSPHISKGGLFETSGHLPYYEDTMFPAMDLENSKYYLKAMNCPMHNLIFRSRGRSYRELPLRFFEFGSVYRYEKSGVVHGLTRVRGLTQDDSHSYVTPEQAPGEIRHLLHFVLSLLRDFGLDDYYLELSTRGESEKFIGSDEQWAEATAVLEEAARETGLELVPDPGGAAFYGPKISVQARDAIGRTWQMSTIQYDFNQPARFGLEYTTGDGSRQQPVMIHSAKFGSIERFFGVLTEHYAGAFPAWLAPVQAVGIPVTDEQVPYLTDVALKLRARGIRVEIDDSDDRMQKKIRTASKQKVPFVLIAGATDAEAGAVSFRFRDGSQDNGVAVDDAVERIAAWIAARSNADPTAENAAVPG, encoded by the coding sequence GTGCCGGCCGGGACGACGGCGCAGCAGGCGCTGAAGGACGCCGGCGTCCCGCTCAAGGGTCCCGATGGGGCCGTGGTCGTCCGCGACCTCGCCACCGGCGACCTCAAGGACCTGGCCTGGACCCCGGACGCCGACGCCGAGGTGGACCCGGTGGCGGCCGCCAGCGGCGACGGCCGTGCGGTCATCCGGCACTCGGCCGCGCACGTGCTCGCGCAGGCGGTGCAGGACCTGTTCCCGGGCACCCGCCTGGGCATCGGCCCGCCGGTCGAGAACGGCTTCTACTACGACTTCGACCCCGAGCGCCCGTTCACCCCCGAGGACCTCAAGGCGCTCGAGAAGCGGATGACCGAGATCGTCCGGGCGGGGCAGCACTTCAGCCGGCGCGAGATCAGCGACGCCGACGCCGAGGCCGAGCTGGCGCACGAGCCCTACAAGCTCGAGCTCATCGGCCTCAAGGGCGGTGCTGGTGAGGCGGCCGAGGGGGCCGACGTCGAGGTGGGCAGCGCGCAGCTGACCATGTACGACAACCTCGACCCGCGCAGCGGCGACCGGGTGTGGACCGACCTGTGCCGCGGCCCGCACCTGCCGCGGACCTCGGGCATCCCGGCCTTCAGCCTCACCCGCAGCGCTGCCGCGTACTGGCGCGGCAGCGAGAAGAACCCGCAGCTGCAGCGGGTGTACGGCACCGCCTGGGAGAGCAAGGACGCCCACAAGGCCTACCTGGAGCACCTGGCCGAGGCCGAGCGGCGCGACCACCGGCGGCTGGGCGCCGAGCTGGACCTGTTCAGCTTCCCCGACGAGATCGGCTCCGGCCTGGCGGTGTTCCACCCCAAGGGCGGCGTCGTCAAGCGGGAGATGGAGGACTACGTCCGCCGCCGGCACATCGAGGAGGGCTTCGACTACGTCGGCAGCCCGCACATCAGCAAGGGCGGGCTCTTCGAGACCTCGGGCCACCTGCCGTACTACGAGGACACCATGTTCCCGGCCATGGACCTGGAGAACTCGAAGTACTACCTCAAGGCCATGAACTGCCCGATGCACAACCTGATCTTCCGGTCGCGCGGGCGGTCCTACCGCGAGCTGCCGCTGCGGTTCTTCGAGTTCGGCTCGGTGTACCGCTACGAGAAGTCCGGGGTGGTGCACGGCCTGACCCGCGTGCGCGGGCTGACCCAGGACGACTCGCACAGCTACGTCACCCCCGAGCAGGCCCCCGGCGAGATCCGGCACCTGCTGCACTTCGTGCTGAGCCTGCTGCGGGACTTCGGCCTCGACGACTACTACCTCGAGCTGTCCACCCGGGGGGAATCGGAGAAGTTCATCGGCTCCGACGAGCAGTGGGCGGAGGCCACCGCCGTCCTGGAGGAGGCTGCGCGCGAGACCGGTCTGGAGCTCGTCCCCGACCCGGGCGGCGCGGCGTTCTACGGGCCCAAGATCTCGGTGCAGGCGCGCGACGCCATCGGCCGTACCTGGCAGATGTCGACCATCCAGTACGACTTCAACCAGCCCGCCCGGTTCGGCCTGGAGTACACGACCGGCGACGGGTCCCGCCAGCAGCCGGTGATGATCCACTCGGCGAAGTTCGGCTCGATCGAGCGCTTCTTCGGCGTCCTCACCGAGCACTACGCCGGCGCCTTCCCGGCGTGGCTCGCCCCGGTGCAGGCCGTGGGCATCCCGGTCACCGACGAGCAGGTGCCCTACCTGACCGACGTCGCCCTGAAGCTGCGCGCCCGTGGCATCCGGGTGGAGATCGACGACTCCGACGACCGGATGCAGAAGAAGATCCGCACCGCGTCGAAGCAGAAGGTGCCCTTCGTGCTCATCGCCGGGGCCACCGACGCCGAGGCCGGCGCGGTCTCCTTCCGCTTCCGCGACGGCAGCCAGGACAACGGGGTCGCCGTGGACGACGCCGTCGAGCGGATCGCCGCCTGGATCGCGGCCCGGAGCAACGCCGACCCGACGGCCGAGAACGCGGCGGTTCCCGGATGA
- the pdxT gene encoding pyridoxal 5'-phosphate synthase glutaminase subunit PdxT yields MSTGSARPVIGVLALQGDVREHVAALWAEGADPRPVRRPEELDGVHGVVVPGGESTTMARLAGRFGLLEPLRDAVRAGLPAYGTCAGMILLADRLLDAPPDQPTIGGLDATVRRNAFGRQVDSFESRVDLAGLDGGALHAVFIRAPWVEEAGPGVEVLGRVVGGPADGRIVAVRQGNVVATSFHPELTGDRRVHALFVDIVRGHLAERAGLDAGDERGLP; encoded by the coding sequence GTGTCCACCGGCTCCGCACGTCCTGTCATCGGGGTCCTGGCGCTCCAGGGCGACGTCCGCGAGCACGTGGCCGCGTTGTGGGCCGAGGGCGCCGACCCCCGGCCGGTGCGCCGCCCGGAGGAGCTCGACGGCGTGCACGGCGTCGTCGTCCCGGGTGGCGAGTCGACGACGATGGCCAGGCTCGCCGGCCGGTTCGGCCTGCTGGAACCCCTGCGGGACGCCGTGCGCGCGGGCCTGCCCGCCTACGGCACGTGCGCCGGCATGATCCTGCTGGCCGACCGGCTGCTGGACGCGCCGCCGGACCAGCCGACGATCGGTGGCCTGGATGCCACCGTGCGGCGGAACGCCTTCGGCCGGCAGGTCGACTCCTTCGAATCGCGCGTGGATCTGGCCGGTCTGGACGGCGGCGCGCTCCACGCGGTCTTCATCCGGGCGCCGTGGGTCGAGGAGGCCGGCCCCGGGGTCGAGGTCCTCGGCCGGGTCGTCGGGGGTCCGGCCGACGGTAGGATCGTCGCGGTCCGCCAGGGGAACGTGGTGGCCACCAGCTTCCACCCGGAGTTGACCGGGGACCGCCGGGTGCACGCGCTGTTCGTCGACATCGTGCGCGGTCACCTGGCCGAGAGGGCCGGCCTGGACGCCGGGGACGAGAGGGGACTGCCGTGA
- a CDS encoding YebC/PmpR family DNA-binding transcriptional regulator, which produces MSGHSKWATTKHKKAGIDAKRGKLFAKLIKNIEVAARTGGGDPAGNPTLFDAIQKAKKSSVPNDNIDRAVKRGAGLEAGGVDYQGITYEGYAAGGVAVLIECLTDNKNRSAMEVRTAMTRNGGSMADPGSVSYLFSRKGVVVVPRADGVDEDSVLLAVLDAGAEEVRDLGDTFEVLCEPGDLIAVRTALQDAGIDYDSAEAGFQPSVQVELDEDGAGKVFRLIDALEDLDDVQNVYANYDVPDEVMEKVAAEA; this is translated from the coding sequence GTGAGCGGCCATTCCAAGTGGGCGACGACGAAGCACAAGAAGGCCGGCATCGATGCCAAGCGGGGCAAGCTCTTCGCCAAGCTGATCAAGAACATCGAGGTCGCGGCCCGCACCGGCGGCGGTGACCCGGCGGGCAACCCGACGCTGTTCGACGCCATCCAGAAGGCCAAGAAGAGCTCGGTCCCCAACGACAACATCGACCGCGCCGTCAAGCGCGGCGCCGGCCTCGAAGCCGGCGGCGTCGACTACCAGGGCATCACGTACGAGGGCTACGCCGCGGGCGGCGTCGCCGTGCTCATCGAGTGCCTGACCGACAACAAGAACCGCTCGGCCATGGAGGTCCGCACCGCCATGACCCGCAACGGCGGTTCGATGGCGGACCCGGGATCGGTCTCCTACCTCTTCTCCCGCAAGGGCGTCGTGGTCGTGCCCCGGGCCGACGGCGTCGACGAGGACAGTGTGCTCCTCGCCGTCCTGGACGCCGGTGCCGAGGAGGTCCGCGACCTCGGCGACACCTTCGAGGTGCTGTGCGAGCCCGGTGACCTCATCGCCGTGCGCACGGCGCTGCAGGATGCGGGCATCGACTACGACTCCGCCGAGGCCGGCTTCCAGCCCAGCGTGCAGGTGGAGCTCGACGAGGACGGCGCGGGCAAGGTATTCCGGCTCATCGACGCCCTCGAGGACCTCGACGACGTGCAGAACGTCTACGCGAACTACGACGTGCCCGACGAGGTCATGGAGAAGGTCGCGGCCGAAGCCTGA